The Oharaeibacter diazotrophicus genomic interval CACCGGGCTGATCCGCTTGCGCTCCAGCCGGCTCATCTCGTCGACGTAGAAGGATCGATTGTAGAGCTTGGTCAGGACGTCGTGGCGGCCGAGATACTCGAGATAGGCCTCGGCCTTCTTGCGCGCCGTGATGTCGGTCAGCGCCACCTGCACCCGCGACCAGTCGGCCTCGTGGCCGGGCAGCACGGAGAACTGCAAGAGCACGTGGACCTCGTTGCCGTCGAGGGCGTAGTTCAGCACCTCGCGGGTCTGGAACAGCTTGCCGTTCCAAAGGTCGACCAGCTGCTCGCGGAAGGGCTGCCGCATGCCGTCGCGGAACACCTCGTTCAGCCGCATCAGCAGCGTCGTCTTGTCGGGCGCGGCGAACAGCTGGAGCGTCTGGCGGTTGACGTCGAGGACGCGGATCTCGGACATGCACTCGGCGACGAATTCCGGGTGCACGTCGGTGAAGACGCGGAAGTCGACGATGCCGCGGGCCCTGAGGTCGTCGAGCCGGGTCTTGATGCGGCTGAAGTCCTCCACCCAGAGCGAGACCGGCGAGTGCTCGAACAGGCCGCGGGCGTGCGCTTCGCTGGCCCGGCGGGCGCGGCGGTCGGTCTCGAGCTCGCTGACGTCCTCGATCGAGACCAGGAGACGATCCCAGGTCTCCTCGTGGCCGGGCATCACGGTGCCGGCGAGGCGGACGTGGATCGCCCGGCCGTCGAGGGCGTAGTTGATCGTGGTGCTCTTGAAGGTCGACGCCCCGTTCCAGAGCTGGGTCAGCTCCTCGACGTGGGTGTCGAGCATGTCGTCGCGGAAGACGCGGTCGAGATTGGCGGCGAGCTCTTCGAAGTCGCGCGCGCCGAGCAGCTCGAGCGTGCGGCGGTTGACGGCGAGAACGCGGATCAGCCCGGTGCAGTGGGCGACACGGCCGAGGTCCGCGCGCAGGAAGGCGGCGAGGTCCTCGACGCCCTCGGCGCGCCAGGCGTCGAACTGGCGGCGGATCGCGGAATAGTCCTCGATCCACAACGACACCGGCGCGAGGTCGAACAATGCGCCGTCGCTGGCCGCCGCAGGATCCTTGCCGTCACTCATCGTCGTCCCCGGCGGTGCGAGGCGCCCGCTCCCGGACGCCGAACGAAGCCCCATTCCATCTAAGGGCAGCTCGATGAACGAAAGGTTGCCGACCACGACCCATGGGCAGGGACGGCGTCCGCCCTGCGACCAGCGGTTCCGGAATGTCGGTCCAGAGTTCGCCGAAGCATGTGAGGGTCGCACGGCGACATTGCCGGTTCAACCTGGGAAATACGCAGAGGTGCCAAGCCTTTCCGGCTACTCCAACTCGACCGGCGGAGGACCGGCGTGGCCGCGTAGCGGCTTCTCCTCCATGGCGAGCAGCAGGACGAGCGAGGCGGCCTGAGCGGCGGCGGCCACGGCGAAGACCCAGCGGAACACCGCGGCGGCCTCGCCGGCGGCCGCACCGCCCGCCTGATGCATGCCCTCGCCGACCGCCGCGGCGACACCGGTCGAGATCAGCACCGCGCCGAGCACGGCGACGCCGATCACCGAGCCGAGCGAGCGCAGGAAGGCGAGCGCCGCGGTGGCGACGCCGAGGTCGCGCTGCTCGGCGGCGTTCTGCACCGAGACGGTGGTGACCGGGAACTGGGTGCCGACGCCGAGCCCGATCAGCGCGATCAGGATCTCGACCGCGACGAACGAGCCGGTCGGCGCCACCACGGCGAGCAGCACCAGCATGGCGACCGCGAGGGTGCTGCCGGCGACCGCGATGCGCTTGTAGCGCTCGCTCTTGCGCATGATCCGGCCGGCGAGGTTGGCGCCGCTGACGGTGCCGCCGAGGAAGGCGACCAGCGCGACGCCGGAGCTCGCCGGGCCGAGGCCGACCACCAGCTCGAGGTAGATCGGAAAATAGACCGACAGGCCGACGAAGGCGATCGAGGAGAAGAACAGGCTGAAGGTCGCGGTGGCGATCACCGGATTGGCGAGGACGCGCGGCGGCACCAGCGGTTCCGGCGCCCGCGTCAGGTGGACGCCGAACACGACGAACAGCGCGAGCGCGGCGGCAAACAGGCCGAGGATCTCCGGCGACGTCCACGGCAGGTCGCGGCCGCCGAAGGTCAGCGCCAGCTGCAGCGCCACCGTCGCCGCCACCACCAGCGCGGCGCCAAGGAGGTCGAGCCGGTGGTCGCGGCGCACCACCGGCAGCTTGCGCAGAGTGCGCTCGGACAAGAGGAGCGCACCGGCGCCGATCGGCAGGTTGATCCAGAAGATCAGCGTCCACGACAGGTGCTGGGCGAAGAAGCCGCCGACGACCGGGCCGGCGAGGCTGGCGAAGGCCCAGACGCCGGTGATGTAGACCATGTAGCGCGAGCGTTCGCGCGGCGGCACGACATCGCCGATGATGGTCTGGGCGAGCGCGATCAGGCCGCCGCCGCCGAGGCCCTGGATCGCGCGGCCGATCACCAGCACCGGCATGGTCGGGGCGGCGGCGCAGACCACGGAGCCGACCAGGAAGATGCCGACGGCGGCGAACAGCACCGGCCGCCGGCCCTTGAGGTCGGCGAGCTTGCCGTAGAGCGGCGTCACCGCGGTGCCGGTCAGGAAATAGGCCGAGATCACCCAGGGCAGCCACTCGGCGTCGCCGAGCACGGCACCGATGGTCGGCAGCGCCGGCGCCACGATGGTCTGGTCGAGCGCGGCGAGCAGCATGGAGATCAGCGCGCCGATGACGATCTGGCGGCGATCCTCCTCGGTGATCGCGGCGGGGGCGGTCGTGGCCATGGGGCGGGGAATGTCCGGTCGGGGGCGGGGCAAGTCGGCGGGAGAATAGAGGCGTCGGCGCGGAAAGCCAGCGCGACGACGCGGGACCCGTGGCCCTGCCCGCCCTGACGACGACGTCCGCACCGGCCGTCACGGCCGCGCGGGCTCCGGTCATCGGGCGGTCAATGAAGGCCGGCGCCCCGGTGATGCGGGGCGCCGGCGGGGTCGTCAGCGGTCGAGGCCGGCGACCAGCATGTACTTCTTCTCCACGAACTCATCGATGCCGTGGTGCGAGCCCTCGCGGCCGTTGCCGCTCTCCTTGATGCCGCCGAAGGGGGCGAGTTCGGTGGAGATCAGGCCCGAGTTGATGCCGACCATTCCGTACTGCAGCTTCTCGGCGACGCGGAAGATCCGGCCGACGTCGCGCGAGAAGAAGTAGGAGGCGAGGCCGAACTCGGTGTCGTTGGCCCAGGCGACCACCTGCTCCTCGGTGTCGAACGGGAACACCGGGGCGACCGGGCCGAAGGTCTCCTCCTTGGACACCTTCATGTCCTGGGTGACGCCGGAGAGCACGGTCGGCTCGAAGAAGGTACCGCCGCGGGCGTGGCGCTTGCCGCCGAGCACCACCTCGGCGCCCTTGGCGAGGGCGTCGGCGAGATGCTCCTCGACCTTGGCGACCGCCTTCTCGGTGATCAGCGGGCCCTGGGTGACGCCGGGCTCGGTGCCGACGCCGACCTCGAGCTTGGCGACCGCGGCGGTCAGCTTGGCGACGAAGGCGTCGTAGACGCCGCGCTGGACGTAGAGCCGGTTGGCGCAGACGCAGGTCTGGCCCATGTTGCGGAACTTCGAGACCATCGCGCCCTCGACCGCGGCGTCGAGGTCGGCGTCGTCGAAGACGATGAAGGGCGCGTTGCCGCCGAGTTCGAGCGCGGTGCGCTTCAGCGTGCCGGTGCACTGCTTGGCCAGCAGCTTGCCGACGGCGGTGGAGCCGGTGAAGGAGACGAGGCGGACGGCCGGGTGCGAGGTCATCACCTCGCCGATCGGCGGGGCGTGGCCGGTGACGAAGGAGAGGACGCCGGCCGGCAGGCCGGCACGCGCGCCGAGTTCGGCGAGGGCGAGCGCCGTCAGCGGGGTCTCGAGCGCCGGCTTGACCACCGCGGTGCAGCCGACCGCGAGCGCCGGGGCGATCTTGCGGGTGATCATCGCCGCCGGGAAGTTCCACGGCGTGATCGCGCAGACGACGCCGATCGGCTGGCGGATCACCAGGATGCGGGCGTCGGCGCGGTGCGAGGGCAGCGTCTCGCCGTAAACGCGCTTGGCCTCCTCGGCGTAGAACTCGATGTAGGCGGCGGCGTAGTCGATCTCGCCGCGGGCCTCGGCGATCGGCTTGCCCTGCTCGGTGGTCAGGATCAGCGCGAGGTCGTCGCGGTTGGCGACGATCAGGTCGAACCAGCGCCGGAGCACCGCGGAGCGCTCCTTGGCGGTCTTCGCCGCCCACGGGCCCATGGCCTTCTCGGCGGCGTCGATGGCGGCGGCGGTCTCGGCGGCGCCGAAGTTCGGCACCTTGGCGATCAGTGTGCCGTCGGCCGGGTCGGTGACCGCGACCGTGCCCTCGCCGACGAAGGCACCGTCGACGAAGCACTGGGTCTTGAGGAGGGTCGGGTCCTTGAGGGCGATCGTCATCGGAGAAGCCTTTCCGGCGGGGAACACGGGAGCGGCCGGCCGCACCCGAGTGGGTGCGGCCGGCCGGGGATGTCGGACTATGTCGTGTCAGCCCTTGGCCTTGACCAGGGCGGCCTCGAGCTTGGCGAGGCCCTCGTCGAGCACCTCGTCGGAAACCGTGAGCGGCACCAGGATGCGGATCACGTTGGAGTAGACGCCGCAGGACAGGAGGATCAGGCCGTCCTCGATCGCCGCCTGGGTCACCCGCTTGGTGGCGTCGGCGTCCGGCTCGTAGGTGCCGCGGTTCTTGACGATGTCGAAGCCGATCATGGCGCCCGGGCCGCGGATGCCGGTGATCGGGACGATGTCGTTGCGCATGGCGATCTGCTTCAGGCGCGCCTTGACGCGCTCGCCGATGGCGTCGGCGCGGGCGCACAGGCCCTCGCTCTCGATGACGTCGAGGGTGGCGAGCGCGGCCGCGAGGGCGATCGGCGAACCGGCGTAGGTGCCGCCGAGACCGCCGGCATCGGCGGCGTCCATCACCGCGGCCTTGCCGACCACGCCCGACAGCGGGAAGCCGCCGGCGAGCGACTTGGCGACCGTAACCAGATCCGGCTCGACGCCGGTGTTCTCCATGGCGAAGATCTTGCCGGTGCGGGCGAAGCCGGTCTGGACCTCGTCGGCGACCAGGATGATGCCGTGCTCGTCGCAGATGGTGCGCAGCGCGACCAGGAGATCCTTCGGCGCCTCGTAGAAGCCGCCCTCGCCCTGCACGGGCTCGACGATGATGGCGGCGACGCGCGAGGGCTCGACGTCGGCGCGGAACAGGAACTCCAGCGCCTTCAGGCTGTCGGCGGTGGTGGTGCCGTGGTCGGCGACCGGGAAGGGCACGTGGTAGACCTCGTTCGGCATCGGGCCGAACTTCTTCTTGTAGGGCGCGACCTTGCCGGTCATGGCCATCGCCATCATGGTGCGGCCGTGGAAGCCGCCGGCGAAGGCGACGATCGCCGAGCGGCCGGTGGCGGCGCGGGCGATCTTCACCGCGTTCTCGGTCGCCTCGGCGCCGGTGGTGAAGAAGATCGTCTTGGCGGGGCCCTTGAACGGGGCGATCGCGTTCAGCTTCTCGGCGAGCGCCACGTAGGGCTCGTAGGGCGTCACCTGGAAGCAGGTGTGGGTGTAGGCGTCGAGCTGCGCCTTCACCGCGGCGATCACCTTGGGGTGGCGGTGGCCGACGTTGAGCACCGCGATGCCGCCGGCGAAGTCGACGTAGCGGCGACCCTCGACGTCCCACATCTCGGCGTTCTCGGCGCGCTCGGTGAAGACCGTGTAGGCGGTGCCGAGGCCCTTGGGGATGGCGAGCTGGCGGCGGGCGGCGAGTTCGGCGTTGGTGGTCATCGGACCTCTCCGGATGGCGGGACGGCGCGCATGGAACGCCTTTCGCCGCCGCGCCGGAAGCCGGGAAATCGGCGCCGCGGTGGTGACTTCAGGTCACCACTGTGTCAGCGCGATGCTCCGCGGCGGTCGCGGCCAGCGCCTCGATGAGCCAGCGCCGCAGCCGGACGACGGCGGGCTCGTTCCAGCGCTCGGCGCCGGCCTGGAAGACGTAGGCGCCGAGGCGGACGTCGGTGTCGAGCAGTTCGACCAGCCGGCCGTCGGCGAGTTCGGGCGCGACCTGCAGCCGGTTGACGAGCGCGACGCCCTGGCCGAGCAGCACCGCCTCGATGGCGACGTTGGCGTACCACAGCCGCGGGCCGTCGAGCGGCGGCACCGGGTCGAGCCCGGCGCCGGCGAGCCAGCTGCGCCACTGCTCGCGGGTCTCCTCGTGGACGAGCGGCAGCGCCGCGAGGTCGGCGAGCGAGCCGACGGGCGGCCGGCCGGCGAGGAAGGCCGGGCTCGCGGCGGGGAAGAAGCGCGGGGCGATCAGCGCCTCGCCGCGCACGCCGGCAGCCTCGCGCGGGCCGAAGCGGATTTCGACGTCGGCCTCGCCGCGGGAAAGGTCGGGGGCCTGGTCGGTCGGCCGGAGCACGATCTCGCGGTCGGGAATTAGCCGCTCGATCTCGGCGAGCCGCGGCATCAGCCAGCGCACCGCCAGCCCGGGGGCGCACCAGACCTGCAGCTCGCCGCGCTTGCCGGCCGGGCGCAGCGCCGCCGTCGCGGCGGCGAGAACGTCGAAGGCGAGCGCGGCCTGCTCGGCGTAGCGCCGGCCCTCCGGCGTCGGCGTCGAGCCGCGGGTGCCGGTGTCGATCAGGCGCACGCCGACGGCGGCCTCGAGGTTGCGGACGTGGCGCGCGACGGCGGAATGGTCGACGCCGAGCTCCTCGGCGGCCTTGCGGACGCTGCCGAGGCGGGCGACCGCCTCGAAGGCGCGCAGCGCCGAGAGCGGCGGCAGCCGGCGCGTCACGACATCGGCCCCGCCGGCAGGACCAGGGCGCCGGCGGCGTCGAGGGCGCCGAGGCGGCCGAGCAGGCGGCGCATGTGGTCCGGCACCGGCGCCTCCGCCACCACCGGCGGCTTCTTCTTCAGGAAGGGCACCACGACCCGGCGGGCGTGGAGATGGAGGTGCTTGTCGACGCCGCGGGCGAGGTCGCCGCCGTAGACGCCGTCGCCGACGATCGGATGGCCGAGGTGGGCCATGTGGACGCGCAGCTGGTGGGTCCGCCCGGTCTTCGGCGACAGGTCGACCACGGTGAGCCGTTCGCCGCGGGCGACGACGCGCCATTCCGTGCGCGACGGCTGGCCGGCCGGATCGACCTTCATCCACCACGACCGCCGCTCGTGGGCGACCTTGGCGAGCGGGGCGTCGATCATGCCGGCGTCGTCGGCCACGGCGCCGCAGACGACGGCGAGATAAGTCTTCTCGACCTTCTGCGTGGCGAAGAGCGCGCCGAGTTCGGCGGTGGCGCGGCGGTGGCGGCCGAGCACGAGGCAGCCGGAGGTGTCTCGGTCGAGCCGGTGGGCGAGGGCCGGCGGGTTGGGCAGACCGAAGCGCAACGCCTCGAAATGGGCGTCGAGCGTCTCGCCGCCGCCGAAACCGGCGTGGACCGGGATGCCTGCGGGCTTGTCGACGATCAGCATGTGGCTGTCGCGGTGGAGGATGCGGGCGATGAGCTCGTCGTCGGTCATGGGGGGCGCCTTCCGCCCCTTCCTTAACCGGACGGCGCGGCGACCGGAAGTCGCCGGCGATGCGCGGCGTCGGCGGCGCGGGAAAACGGGGGCCCGGGGAACCGACCGTCGCCGGGCGGGCGATGGTCCCCCGGGCCCGCCGGGCCGCGATCTGGCGCGGCGGGGGGGAACCGCCGGGCCGCGCGACAGTCGGTCCGCGTCGAGAGAGAGAGACGTCATCGACCGTCGATGGCGTTCTCCCCCTCCTAACCCGTCCCGGCGGCGGTGCCGAGCACGGCGGCGCCGCCGCCGACGGGCTTCGGCCGGGATGGCGAACCGCCGTGGCCGCCCCCTCGGCAGGAGCACGGACCCGCTTCGGCTTTCGTTGACGTCGATTTCGCAGCGCGGCCGGGACCCGCGGAGATGGTTCACGAAATCCTGCGACGGCCCCTCCAATTCGAGGGAATCGGGAAATATTCCTTAGCCATCCGCCTTGGCTTCTTTTTCAGTGTTTTGCTGTCCAATTGGCAACGACAAGAAAGATGGGCGGCGCTCATGAAGGCACTCCTCGTGGACGACAACCCGAGCAACCTGTTCATGCTCGGAAAACTGATCCAGAACGCCGGCATCGGCGACGTCTCGGCGCACAAGAACCCGACCGAGGCGCTCGAGACCGCGCGCGGGATCCTCTTCGATCTCGTCATCGTCGACTACATGATGCCGGGGATGGACGGTCTCGACTTCATCCGCACGCTGCGGGCCGACCCGGGCTACGAGGACGTGCCGATCGTCATGGTGACGACGGTCGACCAGCGCGAGGTCTGCTATGCCGCGCTCGAAGCGGGGGCGACCGACTTCCTCACCAAGCCGATCGACATGGCGGAGGTGAAGGCGCGGCTGCGCAACCTGATCAAGCTGCGCGACCTGCAGAACAAGATGCGCGACCGCGCGTCCTGGCTCGGCGAGGAGGTCCGCCGCGCCACCCACGAACTCGCCTCGCTGGAGGAGGAGATCATCATCCGGCTGTCGCGTGCGGCCGAGTACCGCGACAGCGACACCGGCGCCCACGTGGTGCGCGTCGCCCGCTTCTCCCGCGAGTTGGCGGAGGAGCTCGGCAT includes:
- a CDS encoding sensor domain-containing diguanylate cyclase encodes the protein MSDGKDPAAASDGALFDLAPVSLWIEDYSAIRRQFDAWRAEGVEDLAAFLRADLGRVAHCTGLIRVLAVNRRTLELLGARDFEELAANLDRVFRDDMLDTHVEELTQLWNGASTFKSTTINYALDGRAIHVRLAGTVMPGHEETWDRLLVSIEDVSELETDRRARRASEAHARGLFEHSPVSLWVEDFSRIKTRLDDLRARGIVDFRVFTDVHPEFVAECMSEIRVLDVNRQTLQLFAAPDKTTLLMRLNEVFRDGMRQPFREQLVDLWNGKLFQTREVLNYALDGNEVHVLLQFSVLPGHEADWSRVQVALTDITARKKAEAYLEYLGRHDVLTKLYNRSFYVDEMSRLERKRISPVSVVVADLNGLKNANDRFGHAVGDALLRRAGEVLGKADDTNARVARIGGDEFAILLPYTDERGAELLIAQLQDLVHFNNQFYPGLALSLSFGAATGRDGERLESVARRADLAMYDAKTAYYLKNGSDERSYAAE
- a CDS encoding MDR family MFS transporter; amino-acid sequence: MATTAPAAITEEDRRQIVIGALISMLLAALDQTIVAPALPTIGAVLGDAEWLPWVISAYFLTGTAVTPLYGKLADLKGRRPVLFAAVGIFLVGSVVCAAAPTMPVLVIGRAIQGLGGGGLIALAQTIIGDVVPPRERSRYMVYITGVWAFASLAGPVVGGFFAQHLSWTLIFWINLPIGAGALLLSERTLRKLPVVRRDHRLDLLGAALVVAATVALQLALTFGGRDLPWTSPEILGLFAAALALFVVFGVHLTRAPEPLVPPRVLANPVIATATFSLFFSSIAFVGLSVYFPIYLELVVGLGPASSGVALVAFLGGTVSGANLAGRIMRKSERYKRIAVAGSTLAVAMLVLLAVVAPTGSFVAVEILIALIGLGVGTQFPVTTVSVQNAAEQRDLGVATAALAFLRSLGSVIGVAVLGAVLISTGVAAAVGEGMHQAGGAAAGEAAAVFRWVFAVAAAAQAASLVLLLAMEEKPLRGHAGPPPVELE
- a CDS encoding NAD-dependent succinate-semialdehyde dehydrogenase; this translates as MTIALKDPTLLKTQCFVDGAFVGEGTVAVTDPADGTLIAKVPNFGAAETAAAIDAAEKAMGPWAAKTAKERSAVLRRWFDLIVANRDDLALILTTEQGKPIAEARGEIDYAAAYIEFYAEEAKRVYGETLPSHRADARILVIRQPIGVVCAITPWNFPAAMITRKIAPALAVGCTAVVKPALETPLTALALAELGARAGLPAGVLSFVTGHAPPIGEVMTSHPAVRLVSFTGSTAVGKLLAKQCTGTLKRTALELGGNAPFIVFDDADLDAAVEGAMVSKFRNMGQTCVCANRLYVQRGVYDAFVAKLTAAVAKLEVGVGTEPGVTQGPLITEKAVAKVEEHLADALAKGAEVVLGGKRHARGGTFFEPTVLSGVTQDMKVSKEETFGPVAPVFPFDTEEQVVAWANDTEFGLASYFFSRDVGRIFRVAEKLQYGMVGINSGLISTELAPFGGIKESGNGREGSHHGIDEFVEKKYMLVAGLDR
- the gabT gene encoding 4-aminobutyrate--2-oxoglutarate transaminase is translated as MTTNAELAARRQLAIPKGLGTAYTVFTERAENAEMWDVEGRRYVDFAGGIAVLNVGHRHPKVIAAVKAQLDAYTHTCFQVTPYEPYVALAEKLNAIAPFKGPAKTIFFTTGAEATENAVKIARAATGRSAIVAFAGGFHGRTMMAMAMTGKVAPYKKKFGPMPNEVYHVPFPVADHGTTTADSLKALEFLFRADVEPSRVAAIIVEPVQGEGGFYEAPKDLLVALRTICDEHGIILVADEVQTGFARTGKIFAMENTGVEPDLVTVAKSLAGGFPLSGVVGKAAVMDAADAGGLGGTYAGSPIALAAALATLDVIESEGLCARADAIGERVKARLKQIAMRNDIVPITGIRGPGAMIGFDIVKNRGTYEPDADATKRVTQAAIEDGLILLSCGVYSNVIRILVPLTVSDEVLDEGLAKLEAALVKAKG
- a CDS encoding LysR substrate-binding domain-containing protein, translated to MTRRLPPLSALRAFEAVARLGSVRKAAEELGVDHSAVARHVRNLEAAVGVRLIDTGTRGSTPTPEGRRYAEQAALAFDVLAAATAALRPAGKRGELQVWCAPGLAVRWLMPRLAEIERLIPDREIVLRPTDQAPDLSRGEADVEIRFGPREAAGVRGEALIAPRFFPAASPAFLAGRPPVGSLADLAALPLVHEETREQWRSWLAGAGLDPVPPLDGPRLWYANVAIEAVLLGQGVALVNRLQVAPELADGRLVELLDTDVRLGAYVFQAGAERWNEPAVVRLRRWLIEALAATAAEHRADTVVT
- a CDS encoding RluA family pseudouridine synthase — translated: MTDDELIARILHRDSHMLIVDKPAGIPVHAGFGGGETLDAHFEALRFGLPNPPALAHRLDRDTSGCLVLGRHRRATAELGALFATQKVEKTYLAVVCGAVADDAGMIDAPLAKVAHERRSWWMKVDPAGQPSRTEWRVVARGERLTVVDLSPKTGRTHQLRVHMAHLGHPIVGDGVYGGDLARGVDKHLHLHARRVVVPFLKKKPPVVAEAPVPDHMRRLLGRLGALDAAGALVLPAGPMS
- a CDS encoding HD domain-containing phosphohydrolase — encoded protein: MKALLVDDNPSNLFMLGKLIQNAGIGDVSAHKNPTEALETARGILFDLVIVDYMMPGMDGLDFIRTLRADPGYEDVPIVMVTTVDQREVCYAALEAGATDFLTKPIDMAEVKARLRNLIKLRDLQNKMRDRASWLGEEVRRATHELASLEEEIIIRLSRAAEYRDSDTGAHVVRVARFSRELAEELGMPQAFCNDIYLAAPMHDVGKIAVPDSVLRKPGPLSAEERAVMETHAKVGAAILAGSDSRLIRLAAEIAETHHERWDGRGYPHGLAGTGIPVSGRIVAVADVFDALISARPYKAPWPIEKAAAYVVENAGTQFDPAVVRAFQARLVRFARIVSDTPDSAKVHAA